A part of Microbacterium atlanticum genomic DNA contains:
- the argJ gene encoding bifunctional glutamate N-acetyltransferase/amino-acid acetyltransferase ArgJ: MSVTAPAGFEAAGVAVGLKSTGKPDVAVVVNRGPLKVGAAVFTSNRAKANPILWSEEVIRDGVVEAIVLNSGGANCFTGPFGFQTTHQTAEKAAELLEVSAGDILVCSTGLIGTGDETFRAKVLAGTAQGIAELSADGGEAASLAIMTTDSQPKRSVATRDGWSIGGMAKGAGMLAPGLATMLVVVTTDAVLDAAQADAALRAATARTFDRLDSDGCMSTNDQVTLMVSGASGITPDLQEFAAALADVCSDLARQLQGDAEGASHDITIQVINAASEDEAVEVGRSVARNNLFKAAIFGNDPNWGRVLAAIGTTRAAFDPYDVDVWMNGVRVCSQGGPDAPREAVDLSPRATDLVIDLKVGGAQATILTNDLTHDYVHENSAYSS, from the coding sequence GTGAGCGTGACCGCGCCCGCAGGGTTCGAGGCGGCGGGCGTCGCCGTCGGCCTCAAGTCGACCGGCAAGCCCGACGTGGCGGTCGTCGTCAACCGCGGACCGCTCAAGGTCGGTGCGGCGGTGTTCACGAGCAACCGGGCGAAGGCGAACCCCATCCTGTGGTCGGAGGAGGTCATCCGCGACGGGGTCGTCGAGGCGATCGTCCTCAACTCCGGCGGAGCGAACTGCTTCACCGGCCCCTTCGGCTTCCAGACCACGCATCAGACCGCCGAGAAGGCCGCCGAACTCCTCGAGGTGAGCGCCGGCGACATCCTGGTGTGCTCGACCGGGCTGATCGGCACCGGCGACGAGACGTTCCGCGCAAAGGTGCTCGCCGGCACCGCGCAGGGCATCGCCGAACTCTCCGCCGACGGCGGGGAGGCGGCATCCCTCGCCATCATGACGACCGACTCCCAGCCGAAGCGGTCCGTGGCGACGCGGGACGGCTGGTCGATCGGGGGCATGGCGAAGGGCGCCGGGATGCTGGCGCCCGGCCTCGCCACGATGCTCGTGGTGGTCACGACCGACGCGGTGCTCGACGCGGCTCAGGCCGACGCCGCGCTGCGTGCCGCCACCGCCCGCACGTTCGACCGGCTCGACTCGGACGGCTGCATGTCGACGAACGACCAGGTCACCCTCATGGTGAGCGGCGCGTCGGGCATCACGCCCGACCTGCAGGAGTTCGCCGCCGCGCTCGCCGACGTCTGCTCGGACCTCGCGCGGCAGCTGCAGGGCGACGCCGAGGGTGCCAGCCACGACATCACGATCCAGGTCATCAACGCCGCGTCCGAGGACGAAGCCGTAGAGGTAGGGCGCTCGGTCGCCCGCAACAACCTCTTCAAGGCGGCGATCTTCGGCAACGACCCGAACTGGGGCCGCGTGCTTGCCGCGATCGGCACCACCCGGGCCGCGTTCGACCCGTACGACGTGGACGTCTGGATGAACGGCGTGCGCGTGTGCTCGCAGGGCGGGCCCGACGCGCCGCGCGAGGCCGTCGACCTCAGCCCGCGGGCGACCGACCTCGTCATCGACCTGAAGGTCGGCGGGGCGCAGGCGACGATCCTCACCAACGACCTCACCCACGATTACGTCCACGAGAACAGCGCCTACTCCTCATGA
- the argB gene encoding acetylglutamate kinase, which translates to MTDLQDTDPSEASARAVTLIESLPWLKRFRDQIVVVKYGGNAMVSEELQDAFAADIAYLRYVGVKPVVVHGGGPQISSMLDRLAIPSEFKGGYRVTSTEAISVVRMVLTGQINPQLVSKINAHGPVATGLSGEDAGLFGGRRRGVVIEGVEHDLGRVGDVVEVDPRPVLDQVEAGRIPVVSSIAPDLDRPGHSLNVNADAAASALAVALGAAKLVVLTDVAGLYADWPNRDSLVSHLTSTELRALLPTLESGMIPKMAACLEAVEGGVETAAIIDGRVPHSVLVEIFTSKGIGTEVVLG; encoded by the coding sequence ATGACTGATCTGCAAGACACCGATCCGTCCGAGGCCAGCGCCCGGGCCGTCACCCTCATCGAGTCCCTGCCGTGGCTGAAGCGGTTCCGCGACCAGATCGTGGTCGTCAAGTACGGCGGCAACGCGATGGTCAGTGAAGAGCTGCAGGATGCCTTCGCCGCCGACATCGCCTACCTCCGCTACGTCGGGGTCAAGCCCGTCGTCGTGCACGGCGGGGGTCCGCAGATCTCGTCGATGCTCGATCGCCTCGCGATCCCCAGCGAGTTCAAGGGCGGCTACCGGGTCACCTCGACGGAGGCCATCTCGGTCGTGCGCATGGTGCTCACCGGCCAGATCAACCCGCAGCTGGTGTCGAAGATCAACGCGCACGGCCCGGTCGCGACGGGCCTCAGCGGAGAGGACGCGGGCCTTTTCGGCGGCCGGCGCCGGGGCGTCGTCATCGAGGGCGTCGAGCACGACCTCGGCCGGGTGGGCGACGTCGTCGAGGTCGACCCCCGACCGGTGCTCGACCAGGTGGAGGCGGGCCGCATCCCCGTCGTCTCGAGCATCGCGCCCGACCTCGATCGTCCGGGACACTCGCTGAACGTGAACGCGGATGCCGCGGCATCCGCTCTGGCGGTCGCACTGGGGGCGGCGAAGCTCGTCGTGCTCACCGACGTCGCGGGGCTCTACGCCGACTGGCCGAACCGCGACTCGCTCGTGTCGCACCTGACCTCGACCGAGCTGCGCGCGCTGCTGCCGACGCTCGAGTCGGGCATGATCCCGAAGATGGCGGCGTGCCTCGAGGCCGTGGAGGGCGGCGTCGAGACCGCCGCGATCATCGACGGGCGGGTGCCGCACTCGGTGCTCGTGGAGATCTTCACCAGCAAGGGAATCGGAACAGAGGTGGTCCTCGGATGA
- a CDS encoding acetylornithine transaminase — translation MTWQDDAGRDLVKSFGARMQMFVRGEGSYLWDADGKRYLDFLAGIAVDSLGHSHPVFVDAISTQAATLAHVSNYFATPPQLALAATLKRLAGTGDTGRVYFGNSGAEANEAAFKLARLHGGTDRPRILALRDAFHGRTMGTLALTGKPYMQEPFLPMTPGVEFIDSTAEALEAAMDDRVAALFVEPVKGEAGVLPLPDGYLAAAREITQRHGALLIVDEIQTGAGRTGEWFAFQHEGITPDAITVAKGIGGGFPIGALITFGEASELFYPGTHGSTFGGNALGTAVAGAVLGEIERAELVRNAAERGAQLREAILDIDSELIDGCRGLGLLLGIGLRHPVAKALVAAAQEHGLVINAPNDETIRLVPALTIGDVEIDEFVELFTASLRTVEDALVLEGSTPGTTTEVPA, via the coding sequence ATGACGTGGCAGGATGACGCGGGACGCGACCTCGTGAAGAGCTTCGGCGCCCGAATGCAGATGTTCGTGCGCGGCGAGGGCTCGTACCTGTGGGATGCCGACGGCAAGCGCTACCTGGACTTCCTGGCCGGGATCGCGGTGGACTCGCTCGGCCACTCCCACCCGGTGTTCGTCGACGCGATCTCGACGCAGGCGGCCACGCTGGCGCACGTCTCGAACTACTTCGCGACGCCGCCGCAGCTCGCACTCGCCGCGACGCTCAAGCGCCTGGCCGGCACCGGCGACACGGGCCGCGTGTACTTCGGCAACTCCGGCGCCGAGGCCAACGAGGCCGCGTTCAAGCTCGCCCGTCTGCACGGCGGCACCGACCGGCCGCGCATCCTCGCGCTGCGCGACGCCTTCCACGGCCGCACCATGGGCACCCTCGCCCTCACCGGCAAGCCCTACATGCAGGAGCCCTTCCTCCCGATGACCCCCGGCGTGGAGTTCATCGACTCCACCGCGGAGGCGCTCGAGGCGGCGATGGACGATCGTGTTGCGGCGCTGTTCGTCGAGCCGGTCAAGGGCGAGGCGGGCGTGCTGCCGCTCCCGGACGGCTACCTCGCCGCGGCGCGCGAGATCACCCAGCGCCACGGCGCGCTGCTGATCGTCGACGAGATCCAGACCGGCGCGGGCCGCACGGGGGAGTGGTTCGCCTTCCAGCACGAGGGCATCACGCCCGACGCCATCACCGTCGCCAAGGGCATCGGGGGTGGCTTCCCGATCGGCGCGCTCATCACCTTCGGCGAGGCCAGCGAGCTGTTCTACCCGGGCACGCACGGCTCGACCTTCGGCGGCAACGCCCTGGGCACCGCCGTCGCCGGCGCGGTCCTGGGCGAGATCGAGCGGGCGGAGCTGGTCCGCAACGCCGCGGAGCGCGGCGCGCAGCTGCGTGAGGCCATCCTCGACATCGACTCGGAGCTGATCGACGGATGCCGCGGCCTCGGCCTGCTCCTCGGCATCGGTCTGCGGCATCCGGTCGCCAAGGCCCTCGTGGCGGCGGCGCAGGAGCACGGCCTGGTCATCAACGCACCGAACGACGAGACGATCCGCCTGGTGCCGGCCCTGACGATCGGCGACGTCGAGATCGACGAGTTCGTGGAGCTCTTCACGGCTTCGCTGCGGACGGTCGAGGACGCGCTGGTGCTCGAGGGGTCGACGCCGGGCACGACGACGGAGGTCCCGGCATGA
- the argF gene encoding ornithine carbamoyltransferase, with translation MTRHLLRDDDLTQSEQNEILELAVALKKDRWKLKPLAGPQTVAVIFDKSSTRTRVSFAVGIADLGGSPLIISTANSQLGGKETPSDTARVLERQVAAIVWRTYAQAGLEEMARGTRVPVVNALSDDFHPCQLLADLLTIKEHKGDLEGLTLAFFGDGMSNMAHSYVLAGVTAGMHVRVASPEAYAPRDDVIADADRRAAETGGSVTLYTDPNEAAAGADVVVTDTWVSMGKEEEKLARLRDLGGYKVTQELMSLAQDDAIFIHCLPADRGYEVDAEVIDGPQSVVWDEAENRLHAQKALLVWLLRQA, from the coding sequence ATGACCCGCCATCTGCTGCGCGACGACGACCTGACGCAGTCCGAGCAGAACGAGATCCTCGAGCTGGCCGTCGCGCTGAAGAAGGACCGTTGGAAGCTGAAGCCTCTCGCGGGCCCGCAGACCGTCGCGGTCATCTTCGACAAGTCCTCGACGCGCACGCGGGTGTCGTTCGCCGTGGGCATCGCCGACCTGGGCGGCTCGCCGCTCATCATCTCGACGGCGAACAGCCAGCTCGGCGGCAAGGAGACCCCCTCCGACACCGCGCGCGTGCTGGAGCGCCAGGTCGCGGCGATCGTGTGGCGGACCTACGCGCAGGCCGGGCTCGAGGAGATGGCGCGGGGGACCCGCGTGCCGGTGGTCAACGCGCTGAGTGACGACTTCCACCCCTGCCAGCTGCTCGCGGACCTGCTCACCATCAAGGAGCACAAGGGCGACCTCGAGGGCCTCACCCTCGCCTTCTTCGGCGACGGCATGTCGAACATGGCTCATTCGTACGTGCTCGCCGGCGTCACCGCGGGCATGCACGTGCGGGTCGCTTCGCCGGAAGCGTATGCGCCGCGGGACGACGTGATCGCCGACGCCGACCGGCGCGCCGCTGAGACCGGCGGCTCTGTGACGCTCTACACCGACCCGAACGAGGCGGCGGCCGGCGCCGATGTCGTCGTCACCGACACGTGGGTGTCGATGGGCAAGGAGGAGGAGAAGCTGGCCCGCCTCCGCGACCTCGGCGGCTACAAGGTGACGCAGGAGCTGATGTCGCTCGCGCAGGACGACGCGATCTTCATCCACTGCCTGCCCGCCGACCGCGGCTACGAGGTCGACGCCGAGGTGATCGACGGGCCGCAGAGCGTCGTGTGGGACGAGGCCGAGAACCGGCTCCACGCCCAGAAGGCCCTGCTGGTCTGGCTTCTCCGCCAGGCCTGA
- a CDS encoding heparan-alpha-glucosaminide N-acetyltransferase domain-containing protein has product MSEAGRVALAREGWVASRWTRLNHAPRITGVDLARGLAVLGMFAAHLLTITDEFDIAEPETWVAVAEGRSSILFATLAGVSIGLMTGGRTPLPPDALTTARYRIAVRACLLWVIGALLIATTVPVFVILPAYAVLFLLALPLTGLRARPLFVLAGVLAVTMPFVQVILDALPVWNTALGVEASVALGWHYPFTTWIAFVVAGLGVARAGVTTLSVQGLLAAVGMALAAVGYGLDAATGSTTAEEATSYVGALWTARPHSTGLLEVIGSGGFALFALGICLLACRTVLVWVVLPLRAVGAMPLTAYTLQLAVWAVVAALTLDRVGDLTGFRALEPFRPFALGTVVFCTAWALLVGRGPLETLLDRGARFVAPGRRR; this is encoded by the coding sequence GTGAGCGAAGCGGGCCGCGTCGCCCTCGCGCGAGAGGGATGGGTCGCCTCGCGATGGACGCGCCTGAACCATGCCCCCCGCATCACCGGCGTGGACCTCGCCCGCGGGCTCGCTGTGCTCGGGATGTTCGCCGCGCACCTGCTGACGATCACCGACGAGTTCGACATCGCCGAGCCCGAGACTTGGGTCGCGGTGGCGGAGGGGCGCTCCTCCATCCTGTTCGCCACGCTGGCGGGTGTGTCGATCGGCCTCATGACCGGCGGACGCACGCCGCTTCCGCCCGACGCCCTCACCACCGCCCGCTACCGCATCGCGGTGCGGGCGTGCCTGCTGTGGGTGATCGGCGCCCTGCTCATCGCCACGACGGTGCCCGTGTTCGTGATCCTCCCCGCCTACGCGGTGCTGTTCCTTCTCGCCCTCCCGCTCACCGGCCTCCGCGCCCGCCCGCTCTTCGTCCTCGCCGGCGTCCTGGCCGTCACCATGCCGTTCGTGCAGGTCATCCTCGACGCGCTGCCGGTGTGGAACACAGCCCTCGGGGTGGAGGCATCCGTCGCCCTGGGCTGGCACTATCCGTTCACCACGTGGATCGCGTTCGTCGTCGCCGGGCTCGGTGTCGCGCGTGCGGGCGTCACCACGCTCTCGGTGCAGGGGCTGCTCGCAGCCGTGGGCATGGCGCTCGCGGCGGTCGGATACGGGCTGGATGCCGCGACCGGCTCGACCACCGCGGAGGAGGCGACCTCGTACGTCGGCGCCCTATGGACGGCGCGGCCGCACTCGACGGGTCTGCTCGAGGTCATCGGCTCGGGCGGCTTCGCGCTGTTCGCACTCGGAATCTGCCTCCTGGCGTGCCGGACGGTGCTGGTGTGGGTGGTCCTGCCGCTCCGCGCGGTGGGTGCCATGCCGCTCACCGCCTACACGCTGCAGCTGGCGGTGTGGGCCGTCGTCGCCGCACTGACGCTGGACCGCGTCGGCGACCTCACCGGATTCCGGGCGCTCGAGCCGTTCAGGCCCTTCGCGCTCGGCACCGTGGTGTTCTGCACCGCGTGGGCGCTGCTGGTCGGCCGCGGTCCCCTCGAGACGCTGCTCGATCGCGGCGCGCGCTTCGTGGCGCCCGGTCGCCGCCGGTGA
- the argH gene encoding argininosuccinate lyase translates to MSESKGDGTNEGALWGARFATGPSPELAELSRSTHFDWDLALYDIAGSHAHAKALAAAGYLSADEERAMHEGLDALAQGVTDGTLRPGASDEDVHGALEQALIGVVGAELGGKLRAGRSRNDQIATLVRMYLLDHSRTIAREILRLVDAVVAQAEANADAIMPGRTHLQHAQPVLLAHHLQAHAWPLVRDLERLRDWSVRASVSPYGGGALAGSTLGLDPELVARELGLSRPAENSLDGTAARDVVAEFAFIAAMIGIDVSRFAEEIILWNTREFGFVTLDDGYSTGSSIMPQKKNPDIAELARGKSGRLIGNLTGLLATLKALPLAYNRDLQEDKEPVFDSVRTLETVLPAFAGMVATMRFHTDRMASLAPQGFSLATDVAEWLVKRGVPFRDAHEISGQLVRVCEENGLELHEASDAQLAALSPHLAPEVRDVLSIEGSVASRTGAGGTAPVRVEEQRVELIGRVQAAAHALGL, encoded by the coding sequence GTGAGTGAATCGAAGGGCGACGGCACCAACGAGGGCGCACTGTGGGGAGCCCGTTTCGCGACGGGACCGTCCCCGGAGCTGGCGGAGCTCAGCCGGTCCACGCACTTCGACTGGGACCTCGCGCTGTACGACATCGCCGGGTCGCACGCGCATGCGAAGGCGCTCGCCGCGGCGGGCTACCTCTCCGCGGACGAGGAGCGCGCCATGCACGAGGGCCTCGACGCGCTCGCGCAGGGCGTCACCGACGGGACACTGCGGCCGGGCGCATCCGATGAAGACGTCCACGGCGCCCTCGAGCAGGCGCTGATCGGCGTCGTCGGCGCTGAGCTCGGCGGAAAGCTGCGCGCCGGGCGCAGCCGCAACGACCAGATCGCGACGCTCGTCCGGATGTACCTGCTCGACCACTCGCGCACCATCGCGCGCGAGATCCTCCGGCTCGTCGACGCCGTCGTGGCGCAGGCCGAGGCGAACGCCGACGCGATCATGCCCGGACGCACCCACCTCCAGCACGCGCAGCCCGTGCTCCTCGCGCACCATCTCCAGGCTCACGCCTGGCCTCTGGTGCGCGATCTCGAGCGTCTCCGCGACTGGTCGGTCCGCGCGTCGGTGTCGCCCTACGGCGGTGGCGCGCTCGCCGGGTCGACGCTCGGCCTGGACCCCGAGCTCGTCGCCCGGGAGCTCGGGCTCTCCCGGCCGGCGGAGAACTCGCTCGACGGCACGGCAGCGCGCGACGTCGTCGCGGAGTTCGCGTTCATCGCCGCGATGATCGGCATCGATGTGTCGCGCTTCGCCGAGGAGATCATCCTCTGGAACACGCGCGAGTTCGGGTTCGTGACGCTGGACGACGGCTACTCGACGGGGTCGAGCATCATGCCGCAGAAGAAGAACCCCGACATCGCCGAACTGGCGCGGGGCAAATCGGGCCGCCTCATCGGCAACCTCACCGGCCTGCTGGCGACGCTGAAGGCGCTGCCGCTGGCGTACAACCGCGACCTGCAGGAAGACAAGGAGCCCGTCTTCGATTCGGTGCGCACGCTCGAGACCGTCCTGCCGGCCTTCGCCGGCATGGTGGCCACGATGCGGTTCCACACCGACCGCATGGCCTCACTCGCGCCGCAGGGCTTCTCGCTGGCGACGGATGTCGCGGAGTGGCTCGTCAAGCGCGGCGTGCCGTTCCGCGACGCGCATGAGATCTCGGGCCAGCTGGTGCGGGTGTGCGAAGAGAACGGGCTCGAGCTGCACGAGGCATCCGACGCGCAGCTGGCGGCGCTGTCGCCCCATCTCGCCCCCGAGGTCCGCGACGTGCTGAGCATCGAGGGATCGGTGGCGAGCCGCACCGGTGCCGGCGGCACCGCTCCGGTGCGCGTCGAGGAGCAGCGGGTCGAGCTGATCGGACGGGTCCAGGCGGCCGCACACGCACTCGGCCTGTAG
- a CDS encoding DNA-binding protein: MFVITADQRDSRAGTDLVPQAIRAVQTLADADITLAPERTAGDEIQLALEDAQAALEVALELTRSQRWAVGIGVGAVETPLPDSVRAGRGAAFVHARDAVERAKKTPTRLALTAAVDDAAATDAEALVRLLVELRDRRTTEGWEVYDLLTAERTQRDVAELLGISEAAVSLRVKSAGLRVEEAAVPALIRVLQRLDASADDPARAPERRRASMPD; encoded by the coding sequence ATGTTCGTCATCACCGCTGATCAGCGCGACAGCCGTGCGGGAACCGACCTCGTGCCCCAAGCGATCCGAGCGGTCCAGACGCTGGCCGACGCAGACATCACTCTCGCCCCCGAGCGCACCGCAGGGGACGAGATCCAGCTCGCGCTCGAAGACGCTCAGGCGGCGCTCGAGGTCGCGCTGGAGCTCACCAGATCTCAGCGGTGGGCTGTCGGCATCGGCGTCGGCGCCGTCGAGACACCCCTTCCCGACAGCGTGCGCGCGGGTCGGGGCGCGGCGTTCGTGCACGCCCGCGACGCCGTCGAGCGCGCCAAGAAGACCCCGACCCGGCTCGCGCTCACCGCCGCCGTCGACGACGCCGCCGCCACTGACGCGGAAGCCCTCGTGCGGCTCCTCGTCGAACTGCGGGACCGTCGCACGACGGAGGGGTGGGAGGTGTACGACCTGCTGACCGCGGAGCGGACCCAGCGGGATGTCGCCGAGCTGCTCGGGATCTCGGAAGCAGCGGTGAGCCTGCGGGTGAAGTCCGCCGGCCTCCGGGTCGAAGAGGCCGCCGTGCCGGCGCTGATCCGCGTGCTGCAGCGACTGGACGCCTCCGCCGACGATCCGGCGCGGGCCCCGGAGCGACGTCGGGCGTCCATGCCAGACTGA
- the tyrS gene encoding tyrosine--tRNA ligase: MPADSLKRVSETVVSATAPANDPTFENVWDEIVWRGLVHVSTDQEALRALLGGEPVTYYCGFDPTAPSLHLGNLVQLLTMRRLQLAGHKPLGLVGGSTGLVGDPRPSAERTLNTKETVAEWVGYLRSQVERFLSFDGDNAARIVNNLDWTAPLSAIDFLREIGKHYRVGTMLKKDAVAARLNSDAGISYTEFSYQILQGLDYLELYRQYGCVLQTGGSDQWGNLTSGTDLIHRVEGTHVHAIGTPLITNSDGTKFGKSEGNAIWLDAAMCSPYRMYQFWLNTDDADVIQRLKIFTFLTRAEIEDYERLVADEPFRRAAQKRLALEVTTFVHGTDATAAVVAASEALFGQGDLTSLDAATLRHALDELPNASVPAGTPVVQALVDTGLVGSLSEGRRAIAQGGVSLDGVKVDDDSAVVTGGLPGGVSVLRRGKKTLAGVLVH; this comes from the coding sequence ATGCCCGCTGATAGCCTGAAACGCGTGTCTGAAACCGTCGTGAGCGCGACCGCGCCCGCCAACGACCCGACGTTCGAGAACGTGTGGGACGAGATCGTGTGGCGAGGGCTCGTGCACGTGTCCACCGATCAGGAGGCGCTGCGCGCCCTTCTCGGCGGGGAGCCGGTGACGTACTACTGCGGCTTCGATCCGACGGCGCCCAGCCTGCACCTGGGCAACCTCGTCCAGCTGCTCACGATGCGCCGCCTTCAGCTCGCCGGTCACAAGCCGCTGGGGCTCGTCGGCGGATCCACCGGCCTCGTGGGCGACCCGCGGCCGTCTGCGGAGCGCACCCTGAACACCAAGGAGACCGTCGCCGAGTGGGTCGGCTACCTGCGTTCCCAGGTCGAGCGCTTCCTGAGCTTCGACGGCGACAACGCCGCGCGCATCGTCAACAATCTCGACTGGACCGCGCCGTTGAGCGCCATCGACTTCCTGCGCGAGATCGGGAAGCACTACCGCGTGGGCACGATGCTCAAGAAGGACGCGGTCGCGGCGCGCCTGAACTCCGACGCGGGCATCAGCTACACCGAGTTCAGCTACCAGATCCTGCAGGGCCTGGACTACCTCGAGTTGTACCGTCAGTACGGCTGCGTGCTGCAGACCGGCGGCAGTGATCAGTGGGGGAATCTCACCAGCGGCACCGACCTCATCCACCGCGTCGAAGGCACGCACGTCCATGCCATCGGGACGCCGCTCATCACCAACAGCGACGGCACGAAGTTCGGCAAGAGCGAGGGCAACGCCATCTGGCTCGATGCCGCGATGTGCAGCCCGTACCGGATGTACCAGTTCTGGCTCAACACCGACGACGCCGACGTCATCCAGCGCCTGAAGATCTTCACGTTCCTGACGCGCGCCGAGATCGAGGACTACGAGCGCCTCGTGGCCGACGAGCCGTTCCGCCGCGCAGCCCAGAAGCGCCTCGCGCTGGAGGTCACCACCTTCGTGCACGGCACGGATGCCACGGCCGCCGTGGTCGCGGCATCCGAAGCGCTCTTCGGCCAGGGCGATCTGACGTCGCTCGACGCCGCGACGCTGCGTCACGCGCTGGACGAGCTGCCGAACGCGTCCGTGCCGGCCGGGACTCCCGTGGTGCAGGCGCTCGTCGACACCGGTCTCGTGGGCAGCCTCTCGGAGGGTCGCCGGGCGATCGCGCAGGGCGGAGTGTCTCTGGACGGAGTCAAGGTCGACGACGACTCGGCCGTCGTGACCGGTGGCCTGCCAGGCGGGGTGTCCGTGCTGCGACGCGGCAAGAAGACGCTCGCGGGTGTGCTCGTCCACTGA
- a CDS encoding DUF4184 family protein — protein sequence MPFTPSHAVIALPFLRTPLVPAAIAIGAMTPDLPLFVRALPLHYGLTHSPAWLPVTIAVAFVLLLVWRCLLRPAARELAPRRLAVRLPASWDAGAGAALRETLGGAPGDRRGGWPGLLLLVASLAIGVVSHIVWDFFTHEGRWGTTAIPALADDWGPLPGFRWLQHGSSVIGLAVIGAWMVVWLARRRTAAAPVHVLPGWVRWTWWASLPVVLLVAWLWGLAVYGGLDHEFTAAHLGYRVLPPACAIWGAATVALCLVVQVRRARIAAP from the coding sequence ATGCCGTTCACTCCGAGTCATGCCGTCATCGCGCTGCCCTTCCTCCGCACGCCGCTCGTGCCCGCCGCGATCGCGATCGGCGCGATGACTCCCGACCTGCCGCTTTTCGTGCGGGCGCTTCCGCTGCACTACGGGCTCACGCACTCGCCGGCATGGCTGCCCGTGACGATCGCGGTGGCCTTCGTCCTCCTGCTCGTGTGGCGCTGCCTTCTGCGTCCGGCTGCGCGGGAGCTCGCACCGCGCCGGCTCGCTGTGCGCCTGCCCGCGTCGTGGGATGCCGGAGCGGGCGCCGCCCTCCGCGAGACGCTCGGGGGTGCTCCGGGCGACCGGCGCGGAGGGTGGCCGGGTCTCCTGCTGCTCGTGGCGTCGCTCGCGATCGGGGTCGTGAGCCACATCGTGTGGGATTTCTTCACCCACGAGGGCCGGTGGGGGACGACGGCGATCCCGGCGTTGGCGGATGATTGGGGCCCGCTCCCGGGGTTCCGCTGGCTCCAGCACGGATCGAGCGTCATCGGGCTTGCGGTGATCGGGGCGTGGATGGTGGTGTGGCTCGCGCGGCGTCGGACAGCGGCAGCCCCGGTCCATGTGCTGCCGGGCTGGGTCCGCTGGACGTGGTGGGCGTCGCTTCCCGTCGTGCTCCTGGTCGCGTGGCTGTGGGGGCTCGCCGTGTACGGCGGGCTCGACCATGAGTTCACCGCGGCGCACCTGGGATATCGCGTGCTCCCCCCGGCGTGTGCCATCTGGGGTGCCGCGACCGTCGCGCTCTGCCTCGTCGTGCAGGTGCGCCGGGCGCGGATCGCGGCTCCCTGA
- the dapE gene encoding succinyl-diaminopimelate desuccinylase: protein MPPLDPSLSAVDLTRAICDIPSVSGDEKTLADAIFDTVSPLPHLDVYRDGDTIVARTDLGRAQRVVIAGHIDTVPINGNVPTKDIDVDGQPFLWGRGTVDMKAGVAVQLKLAVELAAPRVDITWMWYDHEEVDADLNGLTRLARTRPDLFAGDFAILGEPSNGEVEGGCNGNLRAIVRTSGVRAHSARAWIGENAIHKAAPVLNRLAEYRPREVEVEGLVYREGLNAVRIGGGVAGNVIPDLCEVEVNYRFAPSRDVAEAERHVRDVLAGFDVQIVDAAAGARPGLDAALAQEFLAAVGAEPRPKYGWTDVARFSALGVPAVNYGPGDPHLAHHDEERVAISQIEAVERGLRSWLSAS, encoded by the coding sequence ATGCCGCCGCTGGATCCCTCCCTGTCCGCCGTCGACCTCACACGCGCCATCTGCGACATCCCGAGCGTGTCCGGCGATGAGAAGACTCTCGCGGATGCGATCTTCGACACCGTCTCACCGCTGCCGCACCTCGACGTCTATCGGGACGGCGACACGATCGTCGCCCGCACCGACCTCGGCCGGGCGCAGCGCGTCGTGATCGCCGGGCATATCGACACCGTGCCCATCAACGGCAACGTGCCCACGAAGGACATCGACGTCGACGGGCAGCCGTTCCTCTGGGGCCGGGGCACCGTCGACATGAAGGCCGGCGTCGCGGTGCAGCTCAAGCTCGCGGTCGAGCTGGCCGCACCTCGCGTCGACATCACCTGGATGTGGTACGACCACGAGGAGGTCGACGCCGACCTCAACGGACTCACCCGGCTGGCCCGAACCCGTCCCGACCTCTTCGCCGGCGACTTCGCCATTCTCGGCGAGCCGTCCAATGGCGAGGTCGAAGGCGGCTGCAACGGCAACCTGCGAGCGATCGTGCGCACCTCCGGCGTCCGAGCCCACAGCGCGCGGGCGTGGATCGGCGAGAACGCGATCCACAAGGCCGCCCCGGTCCTCAACCGCCTCGCGGAATACCGCCCGCGAGAGGTCGAAGTGGAAGGACTCGTGTACCGGGAGGGCTTGAACGCCGTCCGCATCGGCGGGGGCGTCGCCGGGAACGTGATCCCGGATCTGTGCGAGGTCGAGGTCAACTACCGCTTCGCGCCGAGTCGTGACGTCGCCGAGGCCGAACGCCACGTGCGCGATGTCCTCGCCGGGTTCGACGTCCAGATCGTGGACGCCGCCGCCGGCGCCCGTCCGGGCCTCGATGCCGCGCTCGCCCAGGAGTTCCTCGCCGCCGTCGGAGCCGAGCCGCGCCCCAAGTACGGATGGACCGACGTCGCGCGCTTCAGCGCGCTCGGCGTTCCTGCGGTGAACTATGGCCCCGGCGACCCGCACCTCGCCCATCACGACGAGGAGCGCGTGGCCATCTCGCAGATCGAAGCGGTCGAGCGAGGCTTGCGCTCGTGGCTGAGCGCGAGCTGA